The following nucleotide sequence is from Streptomyces pactum.
CCTGCTCGCACGTCAGGACCCCCGGCTGGACATCAGCGACACCTACCTGTTCCGCGGGTCCCGGGGCACCGTCTTCGTGGTGAACGTCAACCCGCTCTCCGGGGACGGCGGTTTCCACGACGACGAGAGCATGTACGAGATCAAGGTGGACACCGACGGCGACGCGGTGGAGGACATCACCTTCCGCTTCACCTTCTCCGCCTACACCGCCTACGGACCGCAGGCGTGGCAGCTGCGGCGGCTGGACGGGGAGGCCGCGGCCGACCGGTTCGCCGAGGGCACGCCGCTGCTGACCGGGGTGACCGGCGAGGTGTCCGAGGGCCCGGACGGGCTGCGCGCCTGGGCGGGTGCGGCCGGGGACCCGTTCTGGATCGAGGGCTCGGTGGTCACCGCGGTGAAGACCGGCATAGCCCGGGGCACCGCCCCGGACCTGACCGGCTTCGACCCGGCGCGGGCGGCGAACCTGTTCGCGGGCACCGATGTGCAGGCCATCGTCCTGGAGGTGCCGGACGAGGCACTGGGCGGGGCGGGCAGCCGCATCGGGTTCTGGGCCACATCGGTGCTCGCCACCGACGCGGGCGGCTGGCGCCAGATCAACCGCTGCGGCAACCCGCTGCTGAACACGCTGTTCGACCTGGAGGACAGCGAGCGGGACATCGACTTCAACGCGACCTGCCCGGCGGAGGACGTGCAGCGGTACGGGCCGGAGGTGCTGCGCGCCACCGAGCGGGCCGCCGCCGCGGCCGGCGCGGTCCCGGACCCGGCCGCCTACGCAGGCCACGTGCGGGACCTGCTGCTGCCGGACGTCCTGCGCTACGAGGTCGGCAGCGAGGCCCGGTTCGCGGTGGACGGCCGCAACGGCCGGGCGCTCACCGACTGCGCCCCCGAAGTGATGTTCGAACTCGTGCTGGGGGTGCCCGTCAAGCTGGGGTTGGACGCGAGCGCGGCCACGGGGGTGCCGCGCTCCGTCTTCCCCTACCTCTCGGCGCCCGGGGGCGCGCGATGAGCCGGCCGGGGGGCCGCCACCACCGCCCCGCCTGGGCGCGCACGGCCCCGGGCTGGGTCGCCGCGGCGGCGGACGACCCGGCCCGGCTCCGGGAGCTGTGGCAGGCCGACCCGGGCCGGCCGGCGCTGCTGCCCACCGGCCGCACCTTCGACGCGGTGACGGTGGAGCTGCGCACCGGGATGGAGGCGGTGGACCTGCTGCGGCACGGCGACCCCCGGGCGATCGCCTGCCGCACCGGCGGGCCGGCCGGGCGCGGCCCCGGGCACCGCTCGGTGGACCGGCTCCTCGCCGACGGTCACGGCGCCGGCCGCCACCCGGTCCGCCCGGGCCGCACGCCGGCGCCCCGGGCCCGCAGCGGGATCGCGCTGTGCGGCCTCGTCACCGGCGGACTCTTCCCGGCCATGGTCGATCACGAGCGGGGCCGGATGCGGCTGCTGGTGCCGCCCGGCTCCGGCGGCTGGTTCGCCGGACCGGCCGCCCGGACCGGCCCGGGCCGGGTGGAGTACCTCGGGGACGGCACCCCGGTGGCGCTCCCCGGCCCGGCCGCGGGGGCCGGCGACCGGCTGGTGTGGGCGGTGCGCCCGGGCCGGCCGGTGGACCGGATGCGGCCCCTGCTCGACCCGCTGGTCGCCGCGCTCGACGCCGCGCGGACCACGGTGGCCTGGTGCTCCGGCACCGGGGCCGCGCCCCCGCCGGCGGACGGCCCGCAGCCCGGCTGACCCGCACCCGCCGGCCATGGGGGGCGGCGGGACGGGGGGCCGGGGACGGAGGAGCGGTGCGGGCGGGTGCGAACCCGCCGCCCGCCCCCGTCCGCACCCGCCCGGAGGCCCGGAGGACGCGGCCCGGAGCGGCCGCACGGAACGGGGGCCGGGAGCCCGCGGCCCGGACCGCGCGGCGGGGACGGGCGGCGGGGCCCGGAAGAGACGGGGGCCCGAGGGACGGGGGGAAAACGGG
It contains:
- a CDS encoding DUF4331 family protein, with amino-acid sequence MSHHHDSLLARQDPRLDISDTYLFRGSRGTVFVVNVNPLSGDGGFHDDESMYEIKVDTDGDAVEDITFRFTFSAYTAYGPQAWQLRRLDGEAAADRFAEGTPLLTGVTGEVSEGPDGLRAWAGAAGDPFWIEGSVVTAVKTGIARGTAPDLTGFDPARAANLFAGTDVQAIVLEVPDEALGGAGSRIGFWATSVLATDAGGWRQINRCGNPLLNTLFDLEDSERDIDFNATCPAEDVQRYGPEVLRATERAAAAAGAVPDPAAYAGHVRDLLLPDVLRYEVGSEARFAVDGRNGRALTDCAPEVMFELVLGVPVKLGLDASAATGVPRSVFPYLSAPGGAR